In uncultured Desulfobacter sp., one DNA window encodes the following:
- a CDS encoding putative transposase produces the protein MKPELSNIKSKIKEVSKHITWGNLEDQDKFMHLLPNRKRLMDTVKMIAYRAETSMAGILKSETIDMPAARRLLQDLYATEADLLPDTENKVLTVRVHNASRPAANKAFIRLFDELNSAELCYPGTNMKMEYVLALNESG, from the coding sequence ATGAAGCCTGAGCTATCAAATATAAAGTCAAAAATAAAAGAGGTATCAAAGCATATCACCTGGGGCAACTTGGAAGATCAAGACAAATTCATGCATCTGCTTCCGAACAGGAAGCGCCTTATGGATACCGTTAAAATGATTGCTTACCGGGCTGAGACCTCAATGGCAGGGATTTTGAAAAGTGAAACCATAGATATGCCGGCAGCCCGCAGGTTGTTGCAGGATTTGTATGCAACAGAGGCAGACCTTCTGCCTGATACAGAAAATAAAGTTTTAACTGTCCGAGTCCATAATGCGTCAAGGCCTGCGGCCAATAAAGCCTTCATCCGTCTATTTGATGAACTGAACTCGGCAGAACTCTGCTACCCTGGTACTAATATGAAGATGGAATATGTACTTGCTCTCAATGAATCTGGGTAG
- a CDS encoding putative transposase, with protein MRGTTDYWVNDATGRPFFVIEKAIDPGMLKTIEKDIVPKLLNDIPNQPSQKELIAVPERCRFIMVFDREGYSPAFFKKMWDRYRISCMTYHKHPGRDWPEEWFHEHEVMMPNGQCVTMKLAEMGSKVGSGKNAMWMREIRKLTQSGHQTSLISTVFEQELTQLSAKMFSRWCQENFFRYMMEHFAIDLLQEYGTEGFPDTEQVVNPAWRTLDKKRNSIQNKLRYRQARFGEMAMHPQAKDNEKKYENWINKKAALLEEVEQYEA; from the coding sequence TTGAGGGGGACAACGGACTATTGGGTAAACGATGCAACCGGTCGGCCCTTTTTTGTAATAGAAAAAGCCATAGATCCCGGAATGCTGAAAACCATAGAAAAAGATATTGTTCCCAAATTGCTAAATGACATTCCGAACCAGCCCAGCCAAAAAGAGCTGATTGCTGTGCCGGAAAGATGTCGGTTTATTATGGTTTTTGACAGGGAGGGTTACAGTCCCGCCTTTTTTAAAAAAATGTGGGATAGATATCGTATCAGTTGCATGACTTACCACAAGCATCCTGGTAGAGACTGGCCTGAAGAGTGGTTTCATGAGCATGAGGTAATGATGCCTAATGGGCAATGTGTAACCATGAAACTGGCAGAAATGGGCAGCAAGGTTGGCAGCGGAAAGAATGCTATGTGGATGCGGGAAATTCGAAAGCTGACTCAATCAGGGCATCAGACAAGCCTGATAAGCACTGTTTTTGAACAGGAACTGACCCAACTGAGTGCCAAGATGTTTAGTCGATGGTGTCAGGAAAACTTCTTTCGATATATGATGGAACACTTTGCTATTGACCTTCTTCAGGAATATGGCACCGAAGGATTTCCTGACACCGAACAGGTTGTCAACCCAGCTTGGAGGACTTTGGATAAAAAACGTAATTCCATCCAAAATAAACTTCGATATCGCCAGGCCCGTTTTGGAGAAATGGCGATGCATCCCCAAGCCAAGGATAATGAAAAAAAATATGAAAACTGGATAAACAAAAAAGCAGCATTGCTTGAAGAAGTTGAGCAGTATGAAGCCTGA
- a CDS encoding putative transposase, which yields MTQLMLPFISPGVTNINHIVSVWDSEGLWTYFFGIHPIYSHKSDDQRMFRLTIANLIESGACRQIEVISAFGISKTCVIRAQRKLRKYGSEEFFIDRRGSRTGGTVLTPKVLERAQSLLDNGLTRKEVAEELQVKYDTLGKAINDGRLKDTFISKCPNTKSERTIIDEKAADGLGTGCTRVVERVFAAFGDNSGASIEFSTCLDVPKGGVLCALPALVSNGLLEGAEQFLGTLKGYYKLYHILLLLAFMALCRIKTVEQIRGYA from the coding sequence ATGACCCAACTAATGCTACCGTTTATTTCTCCAGGCGTTACAAACATAAATCATATAGTAAGTGTCTGGGACTCAGAAGGGCTGTGGACATATTTTTTCGGAATTCACCCGATTTATTCGCATAAATCTGATGACCAGCGAATGTTCCGTTTAACCATTGCAAACCTGATCGAGTCTGGGGCATGCAGACAAATAGAAGTAATATCGGCATTTGGCATATCTAAAACCTGCGTGATCAGGGCACAGAGAAAATTAAGAAAATATGGTTCGGAAGAATTCTTTATTGACCGGAGAGGGAGTCGCACCGGAGGAACGGTCTTGACCCCGAAAGTTCTTGAGCGAGCCCAGAGCCTTCTTGATAACGGGCTAACGAGAAAAGAAGTCGCTGAAGAGCTTCAAGTAAAATACGATACTCTTGGCAAAGCGATTAATGATGGCCGATTAAAAGATACATTTATTTCTAAATGCCCTAACACCAAATCTGAACGTACAATTATAGATGAAAAAGCGGCAGATGGATTGGGTACAGGCTGTACCCGCGTCGTTGAGCGTGTATTTGCAGCATTCGGTGATAACAGTGGTGCCTCTATAGAGTTCTCAACCTGCCTTGATGTCCCTAAAGGCGGTGTTTTGTGTGCATTGCCTGCTTTGGTATCCAATGGCTTGCTGGAGGGGGCTGAACAATTTTTAGGCACCTTGAAGGGTTATTACAAGCTTTACCATATTCTCTTGCTTCTTGCTTTTATGGCGCTGTGTCGTATCAAAACAGTGGAACAAATACGGGGCTATGCTTGA
- the fsa gene encoding fructose-6-phosphate aldolase translates to MKFFIDTANIEQIKDANDMGMVDGVTTNPSLIAKEDGEFTDIIAQICKIVDGPVSAEVISLEYEGMVSEARELVKIADNIAVKIPMTVEGLKAVKTLSAEGIKTNVTLVFSALQALMAAKAGATYVSPFVGRLDDLAQEGMGLIEEIVQIYSNYGFHTQIIVASVRSQLHVQQSALIGADIATIPYGVLKKLAAHHMTDKGIESFLADWNKKNK, encoded by the coding sequence GTGAAATTTTTTATTGATACCGCCAATATTGAACAGATCAAGGATGCCAATGATATGGGCATGGTGGATGGTGTGACCACCAATCCTTCCCTGATTGCCAAAGAAGATGGTGAGTTCACGGATATCATTGCACAGATTTGCAAAATTGTTGATGGGCCTGTTTCCGCAGAAGTGATCAGCCTTGAGTACGAAGGTATGGTGTCTGAAGCCCGGGAACTTGTAAAAATTGCCGATAACATTGCCGTGAAAATTCCCATGACAGTGGAAGGCCTTAAGGCGGTTAAAACATTATCTGCCGAAGGTATTAAAACCAATGTGACATTGGTATTTTCCGCGCTTCAGGCCCTGATGGCGGCCAAAGCCGGAGCAACCTATGTGTCTCCTTTCGTGGGGCGTCTTGACGACCTGGCCCAGGAGGGCATGGGACTTATTGAAGAAATTGTTCAAATTTATAGTAACTATGGCTTTCATACTCAGATCATTGTGGCCTCAGTGAGAAGCCAGCTCCATGTTCAGCAATCTGCCCTGATCGGCGCTGATATTGCCACCATTCCCTATGGTGTGCTTAAGAAACTTGCTGCACATCATATGACGGATAAAGGTATTGAGTCCTTCCTTGCGGACTGGAACAAAAAGAATAAATAG
- the folK gene encoding 2-amino-4-hydroxy-6-hydroxymethyldihydropteridine diphosphokinase yields MNCPDAFSLTAAYLSIGANVGNKIANIGLAIRRLGETEGIFIKSLSKFYKTAPQNYTDQDWFVNGAIRIDTACSPDQLLQVLQAIEKEQDRAGKPFRFGPRRIDLDIIFFGRRVMQTATLVLPHPRMHERLFVLKPLCDIDKNLVHPVNGLTVGELLKQIKTDESQAVIALAKEETREIFY; encoded by the coding sequence TTGAATTGCCCTGATGCTTTCTCCCTGACAGCGGCATATTTAAGCATTGGTGCCAATGTGGGAAACAAGATTGCCAACATTGGTCTTGCGATCAGGCGCCTTGGGGAAACCGAAGGCATTTTTATAAAGTCGCTGTCAAAGTTTTATAAGACAGCGCCCCAGAATTATACTGATCAGGACTGGTTTGTGAATGGGGCTATCAGGATTGATACGGCTTGTTCTCCAGATCAGCTTTTACAAGTGCTGCAAGCTATTGAAAAAGAGCAGGATCGGGCTGGCAAGCCGTTTAGATTCGGTCCGCGCAGGATTGATCTGGATATTATTTTTTTCGGCCGGAGGGTGATGCAAACAGCAACGCTTGTGCTGCCCCATCCCCGAATGCATGAACGCCTTTTTGTGCTGAAACCCCTTTGCGACATAGATAAAAATCTGGTTCATCCGGTAAACGGCCTGACCGTGGGTGAACTGTTAAAACAAATTAAAACTGATGAAAGCCAGGCTGTTATTGCCCTGGCCAAGGAGGAGACACGTGAAATTTTTTATTGA
- the argH gene encoding argininosuccinate lyase, with product MSEKLWGGRFVESTDKLMESFNASINVDKRLYASDIKGSQAHLEMMEKQGIISSEDAETLVQGLDRVKTRIDNHEMVFTDTLEDIHMHVEENLGDVCGAVAKKLHTGRSRNDQVALDVRIYLKEETLNLIQMLKDFQAAIVTLADANRKTVMPGYTHLQRAQPVLFAHHMLAYYQMFKRDVGRLEDSLERLDVMPLGSAALAGTTFPIDREYTCQVLGFSQVSENSMDAVSDRDFVMEFISHASICMIHLSRLSEELILWSTSEFAFITISDAFTTGSSIMPQKKNPDACELVRGKTGRVVGNLMAILTTMKSLPMAYNKDMQEDKEPLFDTVDTLKVCLEVYTRMFSHIDVHKDRMRTACMTGFLNATDFADYLVNKGVAFRTAHGIAGKAVNFALGQGRELDDLTLEEFQSFSDLIEKDIYNFISLDAMVDRRNSYGGTGFDNVSAAVDAAKKELCI from the coding sequence ATGAGTGAAAAATTATGGGGCGGCCGGTTTGTCGAATCCACGGATAAGCTGATGGAGTCTTTTAACGCCTCCATCAACGTGGATAAACGCCTCTACGCAAGCGATATAAAAGGCAGTCAAGCCCATCTTGAAATGATGGAAAAACAGGGGATTATCTCATCAGAAGATGCCGAAACCCTTGTCCAGGGCCTGGATAGGGTAAAGACCCGGATTGATAACCATGAAATGGTCTTCACCGATACTCTGGAAGATATTCACATGCATGTGGAAGAGAATTTAGGTGATGTCTGTGGCGCCGTCGCCAAGAAACTCCATACAGGCAGGAGCCGTAATGACCAGGTGGCACTGGATGTTCGCATTTATCTTAAGGAAGAAACCTTGAATCTGATTCAGATGCTCAAGGATTTCCAGGCAGCTATCGTGACCCTTGCCGATGCCAACAGAAAAACCGTGATGCCCGGATACACGCATTTGCAACGGGCTCAGCCTGTATTGTTTGCCCATCACATGCTGGCATATTACCAGATGTTTAAGCGGGACGTGGGGCGTTTGGAAGATTCTTTGGAGCGCTTGGATGTGATGCCCCTTGGCTCAGCTGCTCTGGCCGGCACCACGTTTCCCATTGACAGAGAATACACCTGTCAGGTCCTGGGCTTTTCCCAGGTATCGGAAAATTCCATGGACGCCGTGTCTGATCGTGATTTTGTCATGGAATTTATTTCCCATGCCTCCATCTGTATGATTCATCTGTCCCGGTTGTCCGAGGAGTTGATTTTATGGTCCACATCGGAATTTGCATTTATCACCATTTCCGATGCCTTTACCACAGGGTCTTCCATTATGCCCCAGAAAAAAAATCCGGATGCGTGTGAACTGGTCAGGGGCAAAACCGGTCGGGTGGTGGGGAACCTCATGGCCATTTTAACCACCATGAAATCGTTGCCCATGGCCTACAATAAGGATATGCAGGAAGACAAGGAACCCCTGTTTGATACCGTTGATACCTTAAAGGTGTGTCTTGAGGTGTACACCCGCATGTTTTCACACATTGATGTACATAAGGATCGGATGCGCACGGCCTGCATGACGGGATTTTTAAATGCAACGGATTTTGCCGATTACCTGGTCAACAAGGGAGTTGCTTTCAGAACAGCCCATGGTATTGCCGGCAAGGCCGTGAATTTTGCCCTGGGCCAGGGTAGAGAGTTGGACGATTTAACGCTTGAAGAATTCCAGTCCTTCAGTGATCTTATTGAAAAGGATATTTATAATTTTATCAGCCTGGATGCCATGGTGGATCGGCGCAACTCCTATGGTGGAACCGGATTTGACAACGTATCCGCAGCCGTGGATGCCGCAAAAAAGGAGCTTTGCATTTGA
- the argF gene encoding ornithine carbamoyltransferase encodes MKKDLLCLLDLEPQDFTTLFERAISLKARHKKGIFDSLLAGKTLGLIFDKKSTRTRIAFETAMIQLGGHSIYMSTQDTQISRNEPAKDTARVLSRYIDCLAMRTFDHELVEEFAQSSTIPVINALTDAFHPCQILSDIMTVIEHKDGYENVKIAWVGDGNNVANSWVNAASVLGLDLIVACPDDHHIKPEIIAAAGADTKKNIVFTNDPKEAVKGADVVYTDVWASMGEEDLLEGRLKAFEGFQVNEELLKGAKDDCLVLHCLPAHRGEEISESVLEAENAAFWDQAENKRHMHKAILERLIIG; translated from the coding sequence GTGAAGAAGGATTTATTATGTTTATTAGACCTTGAACCCCAGGATTTTACCACCCTGTTTGAAAGGGCCATAAGTTTGAAGGCGCGTCATAAAAAAGGTATTTTTGACTCCCTTCTGGCCGGCAAAACCCTGGGCCTTATTTTTGATAAAAAGTCCACCCGGACCCGAATTGCATTTGAAACGGCCATGATTCAACTGGGCGGACACTCCATATATATGAGTACCCAGGATACCCAGATATCCCGAAATGAACCGGCAAAGGATACGGCCCGGGTTCTATCCCGGTACATTGACTGTCTGGCCATGAGAACCTTTGACCATGAATTGGTGGAAGAGTTTGCCCAAAGCTCTACGATTCCGGTGATCAACGCTTTGACCGATGCCTTTCATCCCTGCCAGATTTTAAGCGATATCATGACCGTGATTGAACATAAAGACGGGTATGAGAATGTTAAAATTGCCTGGGTCGGTGATGGGAATAACGTGGCTAATTCATGGGTTAACGCTGCGTCCGTACTGGGGCTTGACTTGATCGTGGCCTGTCCGGACGACCACCATATCAAGCCCGAAATCATCGCCGCCGCCGGGGCAGATACAAAGAAAAATATTGTGTTCACCAATGATCCCAAAGAGGCTGTTAAAGGTGCAGATGTTGTGTATACAGACGTGTGGGCCAGTATGGGTGAGGAGGATTTGCTTGAAGGCCGGCTCAAGGCGTTTGAGGGATTTCAGGTCAATGAGGAATTGCTCAAAGGAGCTAAAGACGACTGTCTGGTGCTTCACTGCCTGCCTGCCCACAGGGGCGAAGAGATTTCCGAATCTGTCCTTGAAGCTGAAAATGCGGCCTTCTGGGACCAGGCGGAAAACAAGCGGCATATGCATAAAGCCATTCTAGAGCGCCTGATTATCGGATAA
- a CDS encoding aspartate aminotransferase family protein has protein sequence MSIELTQDHVFQTYARQGRPFVKGEGAKLYDDQGNEYTDFLAGIAVCNLGHCHPDITAAITAQAGTLVHVSNLFYTMPQAELAKSLTEKSFADRVFFANSGAEANEGAIKLARRFFQAKGETDRFKIITMQQSFHGRTMATLSATGQDKIKKGFYPLLEGFVHVPFNDIEALKLALDDTVCAVMMEPVQGEGGVIPSDPEYLKSVRQLCTDTGTLLIFDEIQTGMGRCGTLFAHESYGVTPDIMTLAKALANGVPIGAMLATEEAASGFDVGSHGSTFGGTPLATAAALEVVRLISEKNFLASVCEKSAYFFGQLNTLKEKHKKVVDVRGKGLLIGMELDVSKGKTASALMSECFKKGFIINAIQDKILRFAPPLIIENAEINQLVAVLDSLLAGED, from the coding sequence ATGAGCATTGAACTTACCCAGGATCATGTGTTTCAGACCTATGCGCGGCAGGGTCGGCCCTTTGTCAAAGGAGAGGGCGCTAAACTTTATGATGATCAGGGCAATGAATATACCGATTTTCTGGCCGGCATTGCCGTATGCAATTTGGGGCATTGCCATCCGGATATCACCGCAGCCATTACTGCCCAGGCCGGAACGCTGGTACATGTCTCCAATCTGTTTTATACAATGCCCCAGGCCGAGCTTGCAAAAAGTTTAACGGAAAAATCCTTTGCAGACCGCGTGTTTTTTGCCAACTCAGGGGCCGAGGCCAATGAAGGGGCCATCAAGCTTGCAAGGCGGTTTTTCCAGGCAAAGGGTGAGACCGACAGGTTTAAGATTATCACAATGCAGCAAAGTTTTCACGGGCGGACCATGGCTACCTTGTCCGCCACAGGCCAGGACAAAATCAAAAAGGGGTTTTATCCTCTGTTGGAAGGATTTGTTCATGTGCCCTTTAATGATATTGAGGCGCTGAAACTCGCTTTGGATGATACGGTGTGTGCGGTTATGATGGAGCCTGTGCAGGGGGAGGGCGGGGTGATTCCTTCTGATCCGGAATATCTTAAATCTGTAAGGCAGCTTTGCACGGATACCGGTACCCTGCTGATTTTTGATGAAATTCAGACCGGCATGGGCCGTTGCGGTACGTTATTCGCCCATGAGTCCTATGGAGTGACACCTGACATCATGACTCTTGCAAAAGCACTGGCCAATGGGGTTCCCATCGGTGCCATGCTGGCCACCGAAGAGGCGGCATCAGGCTTTGACGTGGGCAGCCATGGGTCAACCTTTGGCGGTACGCCCCTTGCCACCGCCGCTGCCCTTGAGGTCGTTCGCTTGATATCCGAAAAGAATTTTTTGGCCTCTGTGTGCGAAAAAAGTGCCTATTTTTTTGGGCAGCTCAATACTTTAAAAGAAAAGCATAAAAAAGTGGTGGATGTCAGGGGGAAAGGGCTGCTTATCGGTATGGAACTTGACGTTTCCAAAGGGAAAACTGCTTCAGCGCTTATGTCTGAATGCTTCAAAAAAGGCTTTATTATTAATGCGATTCAAGATAAAATTCTTAGATTTGCACCGCCCCTTATTATAGAAAACGCCGAAATTAATCAGCTGGTTGCCGTACTGGACAGCCTGCTTGCAGGAGAAGATTAG
- the argB gene encoding acetylglutamate kinase produces the protein MKNTVADILIEALPYIREFSGKTVVIKYGGHAMVDEELKTKFSKDICLLKTIGVNPVVVHGGGPQINEVLKTMGITSTFIKGMRYTDNATMDVVEMVLGGKVNKDVVSRINLEGGRAVGLSGKDAGLILAEKMTIYHQEDDSKPPEIIDPGMVGDVSCVNPEIIHTLTAQGFIPIIAPVGVGSKGETYNINADVVAARIASALNAERLILVTDVDGVLNSDKALISSVNEPQAREMIRDNLISGGMIPKVECGLSALNAGVKKAHIINGKIAHAVLLELFTDSGIGTQLFAGDF, from the coding sequence ATGAAAAACACTGTTGCGGATATATTAATAGAGGCATTGCCCTATATTCGGGAATTTTCCGGAAAAACCGTGGTGATCAAGTATGGTGGACACGCCATGGTGGATGAAGAATTGAAAACTAAATTCTCCAAGGATATCTGTTTGCTGAAAACCATTGGGGTTAATCCGGTAGTGGTTCATGGCGGCGGTCCCCAGATCAATGAGGTGCTTAAAACCATGGGGATCACTTCCACTTTTATCAAGGGCATGCGTTACACTGACAATGCCACCATGGATGTGGTGGAGATGGTTTTAGGCGGTAAGGTGAACAAGGATGTGGTGTCTAGGATCAACTTGGAAGGCGGTAGAGCCGTGGGGCTTTCAGGCAAAGATGCCGGACTGATTTTGGCCGAAAAAATGACCATTTACCACCAGGAAGATGACAGCAAACCTCCTGAAATCATTGATCCGGGCATGGTGGGGGATGTATCCTGTGTAAACCCTGAAATCATTCATACGCTGACAGCCCAGGGTTTTATTCCCATCATTGCACCTGTGGGTGTGGGCAGCAAAGGCGAGACCTATAATATTAATGCGGATGTGGTGGCGGCAAGGATTGCCAGTGCCCTGAATGCCGAACGTCTTATTCTCGTCACGGATGTGGACGGGGTGCTAAATAGTGACAAGGCACTGATCTCATCCGTGAACGAACCCCAGGCCCGGGAGATGATTCGGGATAACTTGATTTCCGGGGGCATGATTCCAAAGGTGGAATGCGGACTTTCCGCCTTGAATGCCGGTGTTAAAAAAGCCCATATCATTAACGGAAAAATTGCCCATGCTGTTTTGCTTGAACTGTTTACGGATTCTGGTATCGGTACTCAGTTATTTGCGGGTGATTTTTAA